From the genome of Silurus meridionalis isolate SWU-2019-XX chromosome 20, ASM1480568v1, whole genome shotgun sequence, one region includes:
- the LOC124403334 gene encoding E3 ubiquitin-protein ligase RNF31, translating to MTLSEELEELRSRVEASLSRAGSVPDIRNGVSAVANISLPPSAKYRYIAPENMLKENSAGSNKTEVITSLQKLSTALNILEKYGSNLTNPNRPKYWRTVKHNNPVFRATVDAIQGGRAVLCLYGYTNQQPDGLSFPDDVTEPDVAKVASVTLEVMSLRVELDMLIKDAHPHPEFFERLIPALAQKDGDNDVSTDAVGISPSSETQWEILSLPTLPTLSPSQPSALLSLSSPTPTRTPAVCEENCSICGILPVAAHCATCCQRLCSECDRLFHSHPARATHKRIPVAAPRTSKTLSASLATWLCSYCTTVNTMQQVLCNTCERPRLAAAAPAVQEDPPQPSTITEWQCKSCTVVNSSSSILCEVCERPRLATRPPVTPSRPTPAPAGLFDTGQWICQFCTYANHTPSPRCEMCDLARSDSTPSPSKPRPPSPIKNITPKIEPVEDPDLKRQRLMREEGLKLITLIREGEGKGVSPEEVYTSLRVSGGISGTPYDWLKTELPHRLDEICAMAASFQHEPKPLQTSAVHHNELQKTSVPLSRAEAKQAWLTAGGDNEKAARQALRDRLARVKELASIGFTDTAACEEALRQSGGEVRGALVLLQRPLLESFHKRMWSDEPEPTIDINHPDKQRVCRRLLAMYNLPSWGRCELALSLLRDPGAPYTLEDVVQAVRESHDRDFIRRVLAKECPICLSLFPHSKMQSLTSCQCSVCCECFKQHFTIAVRDKHIRDMVCPVCSEPDINDPEHLNSYFSTLDIQLRECLEPEVYDLFHKKLTEQALIKDPKFLWCSHCSYGFIYDGDQLKVTCLQCRNSFCAKCKKPWEAQHVGLSCEQFQLWKRENDPEYQRQGLAGYLRDNGITCPNCRFQYALARGGCMHFSCSQCRYQFCSGCNNPFHTTCAVPQCSVTGLHAHHPRDCLFYLRDWEPARLQALLQKCSVAFNTDVPPGTQTGVCGVIEQKDDGTCQTDSACGAQTQPGQAGLCEKHYREYLVSLINGHSIDPAPLFEANELLLACRRYQVELMQGDAEEDRTFYTRLLKKLMDEVPLGDKVPRKK from the exons ATGACGCTGTCAGAAGAGTTGGAGGAATTGAGGAGCCGGGTCGAGGCGAGTTTATCCAGAGCCGGTTCTGTGCCGGATATCAGAAACGGCGTTTCCGCTGTGGCCAACATCTCTCTGCCTCCGTCAGCGAAATATCGTTACATTGCCCCAGAGAACATGCTGAAAGAAAACAGTGCTGGAAGCAACAAGACTGAG gtAATCACGTCGCTGCAGAAACTGTCCACAGCGCTCAACATCCTGGAGAAGTACGGCTCCAACCTCACCAACCCCAACAGACCCAAGTACTGGCGCACGGTGAAACACAACAACCCCGTGTTCAGGGCCACGGTGGACGCTATTCAA ggtggACGGGCTGTCCTGTGTCTGTATGGCTACACCAATCAGCAGCCGGACGGTCTGAGTTTTCCCGATGATGTCACAGAGCCGGACGTTGCCAAAGTGGCCTCGGTGACGCTGGAGGTCATGAGTCTGCGTGTAGAGCTGGACATGCTCATCAAG GACGCTCATCCTCACCCAGAGTTCTTTGAGAGACTCATCCCAGCTCTCGCTCAGAAG GACGGTGATAACGATGTGAGCACAGACGCTGTAGGCATTTCTCCGTCCAGTGAAACACAGTGGGAGATACTCTCCCTGCCCACTCTGCCCACTCTGTCTCCATCCCAACCCTCAGCACTGCTGTCTCTCTCCTCCCCCACACCCACCAGGACACCAG CTGTCTGTGAAGAGAACTGCAGCATTTGTGGGATCTTACCCGTGGCGGCACACTGCGCTACCTGCTGTCAGCGTCTGTGTTCAGAGTGCGACCGTCTCTTCCACTCACACCCAGCTCGTGCAACACACAAGAGGATCCCAGTGGCGGCCCCGAGGACCTCCAAAACACTCAG CGCGTCTCTGGCCACGTGGCTTTGTTCGTACTGCACCACGGTGAACACAATGCAGCAGGTGTTGTGTAACACCTGTGAGCGCCCTCGTCTGGCCGCAGCCGCCCCGGCTGTACAGGAAGATCCTCCTCAGCCGTCTACCATCACAG AGTGGCAGTGTAAGAGCTGCACTGTGGTGAACTCGAGCAGCAGTATACTGTGCGAGGTGTGTGAGCGCCCCCGTCTGGCTACACGCCCTCCCGTGACGCCCTCGCGACCCACGCCGGCTCCTGCAGGACTGTTCGACACCGGGCAG TGGATCTGTCAGTTCTGTACTTACGCCAACCACACGCCGTCGCCCCGCTGCGAAATGTGCGACCTGGCCAGATCTGACTCCACCCCTTCACCTTCAAAACCCCGCCCACCTTCCCCAATTAAGAATATCACTCCGAAAATTGAGCCAGTGGAGGATCCGGATTTGAAGAGGCAGAGACTGATGCGGGAGGAGGGTCTTAAACTGATCACGTTGATCCGA GAGGGTGAGGGAAAAGGCGTGAGCCCCGAAGAGGTGTACACGAGTCTGCGGGTTTCGGGTGGGATCAGCGGGACTCCGTACGATTGGCTGAAGACGGAGTTGCCGCACAGGTTGGACGAGATCTGTGCCATGGCTGCCTCGTTCCAGCACGAACCTAAACCTCTCCAAACATCTGCCGTGCACCACAACGAGCTCCAGAAGACCTCagtgcctttatccagagctgAGGCCAAGCAGGCCTGGCTCACAGCAGGGGGCGACAACGAGAAAGCAGCACGGCAAGCGCTCAGGGACCGTCTCGCTAGG gtaaAGGAGCTAGCCTCTATTGGCTTCACTGACACGGCTGCCTGTGAGGAGGCTTTGAGGCAGAGTGGCGGTGAGGTGAGAGGAGCACTGGTGCTGCTGcagcgccccctgctggagtctttcCACAAGCGCATGTGGAGCGACGAGCCCGAACCCACGATCGATATCAACCACCCAGACAAACAG cgcGTGTGTCGCAGGCTCCTCGCCATGTACAACCTGCCCAGCTGGGGGCGCTGTGAGCTAGCCCTGTCTCTGCTGCGTGACCCTGGTGCCCCCTACACGCTGGAGGATGTGGTACAGGCCGTGCGTGAGTCACATGACCGTGACTTCATACGTCGTGTTTTGGCGAAAGAGTGTCCTATCTGTCTGTCCTTGTTTCCTCACagcaag ATGCAGTCTCTGACGTCGTGTCAGTGCTCTGTGTGCTGTGAGTGTTTTAAGCAGCACTTCACTATCGCGGTGAGAGATAAACACATCAGGGACATGGTGTGTCCTGTGTGCTCCGAACCCGACATCAACGACCCCGAACACCTGAACAGCTACTTCTCCACTCTGGACATCCAG ctgaggGAGTGCCTGGAGCCCGAGGTCTATGATCTTTTCCACAAGAAACTGACTGAACAGGCACTCATCAAAGACCCAAAGTTCCTGTGGTGCAGCCAT TGTTCGTATGGTTTTATCTATGATGGAGATCAGCTCAAGGTCACCTGCCTGCAGTGCCGGAACAGCTTCTGCGCAAAGTGCAAGAAACCT tgggaGGCTCAGCATGTTGGCCTGTCGTGTGAACAGTTCCAGTTGTGGAAACGTGAAAATGATCCCGAGTATCAGCGTCAGGGTTTAGCTGGTTACCTGCGTGACAACGGAATCA cgtGTCCTAACTGCAGGTTTCAGTATGCTCTGGCTCGTGGAGGTTGTATGCACTTCAGCTGCTCTCAGTGTCGTTATCAGTTCTGCAGCGGCTGCAACAACCCTTTCCACACA acaTGTGCGGTGCCTCAGTGCAGTGTGACTGGTCTTCACGCTCATCACCCGAGAGATTGTCTGTTTTACCTGCGTGACTGGGAGCCGGCCAGACTGCAGGCCTTAttgcag aaatgcagcgtAGCCTTCAACACCGATGTTCCTCCAGGAACACAGACAG gtgtgtgtggtgtgatagAGCAGAAGGATGACGGTACGTGTCAGACGGACTCGGCGTGTGGAGCTCAGACTCAGCCTGGTCAGGCGGGACTCTGCGA AAAACACTACCGCGAGTACCTGGTAAGCCTCATCAATGGCCACTCCATTGACCCTGCCCCTCTGTTCGAGGCCAATGAGCTGCTCCTGGCCTGCAGGAGATACCAAGTAGAGCTGATGCAGGGGGATGCAGAGGAAGACAGGACGTTCTACACGCGACTGCTGAAG AAACTCATGGACGAGGTTCCTCTGGGTGATAAAGTCCCACGCAAGAAATGA
- the rdh10b gene encoding retinol dehydrogenase 10-B → MHIVVEFFVVCVKVLWSFAAAAARWLVKPREKHVRGRVCVITGAGSGLGRRFALQFARRGAALALWDINRAANEETAELVREVYRQNSAADNCNTCTGSDISLKETSPIFQPRVNTYVCDVSKRESVYATAERVRKELGNVTFLVNNAGVVSGRHLLECPDELIERTMMVNCHAHFWTTKAFLPKMLELNEGHIVTVASSLGLFTTAGVEDYCASKFGAIGFHESLSHELKASNKDGIKMTLVCPFLVDTGMFKGCEIRKEIAPFFPPLDPEHCVERAMRAILTDQPMVCTPRAMYVVTFMKTILPFDAIVCMYRFLGADKCMYSFLAHRKESTNNNESKISI, encoded by the exons ATGCACATCGTGGTGGAGTTCTTCGTGGTTTGCGTGAAGGTGCTGTGGTCGTTCGCGGCGGCGGCGGCGCGGTGGCTCGTGAAGCCGCGGGAGAAGCACGTGCGAGGCCGCGTGTGCGTGATCACCGGGGCCGGAAGCGGACTGGGCCGCCGGTTTGCGCTGCAGTTCGCGCGCCGCGGCGCCGCGCTCGCGCTCTGGGACATCAACCGCGCCGCCAACGAGGAGACCGCCGAGCTCGTGCGCGAGGTCTACAGACAGAACAGCGCCGCCGACAACTGCAACACCTGCACTG GTTCAGACATCAGCTTGAAGGAGACGTCACCCATCTTCCAGCCACGTGTTAACACGTACGTGTGTGACGTGAGTAAGCGTGAGAGTGTATACGCTACGGCCGAGCGGGTCAGGAAAGAGCTTGGAAATGTCACGTTCCTGGTGAACAACGCAGGCGTGGTTTCAGGACGTCACCTCCTGGAATGTCCTGATGAACTGATTGAGAGGACCATGATGGTCAACTGCCATGCCCACTTCTGG accacgaaagcttttctcccgaagATGCTGGAGCTGAACGAGGGCCACATCGTGACCGTGGCCAGCTCTCTGGGTCTCTTCACTACGGCCGGCGTAGAG GATTACTGCGCCAGTAAATTCGGCGCCATCGGCTTTCACGAGTCCCTGAGCCACGAGTTAAAGGCGTCTAACAAAGACGGGATCAAGATGACCCTGGTGTGTCCGTTCCTGGTTGATACGGGGATGTTCAAAGGCTGTGAAATCAG GAAGGAAATCGCTCCGTTTTTCCCTCCGCTGGACCCCGAGCACTGCGTAGAAAGAGCCATGAGAGCCATTCTGACGGATCAGCCGATGGTGTGCACGCCACGTGCCATGTATGTCGTCACGTTCATGAAAAC GATTTTGCCGTTCGATGCCATCGTGTGCATGTACCGCTTTCTCGGGGCCGATAAGTGCATGTACTCGTTCCTGGCGCACCGAAAGGAATCCACCAACAACAACGAGTCCAAGATCAGCATATAG
- the ube2wa gene encoding probable ubiquitin-conjugating enzyme E2 W-A isoform X1, which translates to MQDLAILANHSWEAGLVRMRMWGGKYRVRSSGESKMASMQKRLQKELLALQNDPPPGMTLNERSVQNTITEWFIDMEGASGTLYEGEKFQLLFKFSSRYPFDSPQVMFTGENIPVHPHVYSNGHICLSILTEDWSPALSVQSVCLSIISMLSSCKEKRRPPDNSFYVRTCNKNPKKTKWWYHDDTC; encoded by the exons atgcaggatTTAGCCATACTAGCCAATCATAGCTGGGAGGCGGGGCTTGTCAGAATGCGGATGTGGGGAGGAAAATACCGCGTCCGGAGCTCGGGGGAGTCCAAGATGGCGTCGATGCAG aaaagatTGCAGAAGGAACTGTTGGCGCTGCAGAATGATCCGCCGCCGGGGATGACGCTGAATGAACGAAGTGTTCAGAATACCATTACAGA GTGGTTTATAGATATGGAAGGTGCCTCCGGAACCCTGTACGAGGGCGAGAAGTTCCAGCTCCTCTTCAAGTTCAGCAGCAGATACCCCTTCGACTCTCCTCAG gtCATGTTCACCGGCGAGAACATCCCGGTACATCCGCACGTCTACAGCAATGGacacatctgtctgtccattttaACAGAGGACTGGAGTCCAGCTCTGTCCGTCCAGTCCGTGTGTCTCAGCATCATCAGCATGCTCTCCAGCTGCAAAGAGAAG CGACGTCCTCCTGATAACTCCTTCTACGTACGAACGTGTAACAAAAACCCAAAGAAGACAAAGTGGTGGTATCACG ATGACACGTGTTAG
- the ube2wa gene encoding probable ubiquitin-conjugating enzyme E2 W-A isoform X2, producing the protein MQDLAILANHSWEAGLVRMRMWGGKYRVRSSGESKMASMQKRLQKELLALQNDPPPGMTLNERSVQNTITEWFIDMEGASGTLYEGEKFQLLFKFSSRYPFDSPQVMFTGENIPVHPHVYSNGHICLSILTEDWSPALSVQSVCLSIISMLSSCKEKGNKHIARNSSAV; encoded by the exons atgcaggatTTAGCCATACTAGCCAATCATAGCTGGGAGGCGGGGCTTGTCAGAATGCGGATGTGGGGAGGAAAATACCGCGTCCGGAGCTCGGGGGAGTCCAAGATGGCGTCGATGCAG aaaagatTGCAGAAGGAACTGTTGGCGCTGCAGAATGATCCGCCGCCGGGGATGACGCTGAATGAACGAAGTGTTCAGAATACCATTACAGA GTGGTTTATAGATATGGAAGGTGCCTCCGGAACCCTGTACGAGGGCGAGAAGTTCCAGCTCCTCTTCAAGTTCAGCAGCAGATACCCCTTCGACTCTCCTCAG gtCATGTTCACCGGCGAGAACATCCCGGTACATCCGCACGTCTACAGCAATGGacacatctgtctgtccattttaACAGAGGACTGGAGTCCAGCTCTGTCCGTCCAGTCCGTGTGTCTCAGCATCATCAGCATGCTCTCCAGCTGCAAAGAGAAG GGAAATAAACACATAGCCAGGAATAGCAGTGCAGTCTGA